In the Manis javanica isolate MJ-LG chromosome 14, MJ_LKY, whole genome shotgun sequence genome, one interval contains:
- the MUC1 gene encoding mucin-1: MTPGFQAPFLLLLLLFLVLTAYSNSLNTAGPQDTPSLATSLTSSPATTPPHQGALSWATNPATALLHQGTTSPATSMASSPTTTPPHQGTPSPATAPPHEGTLFPTTSPATTPPHQGTPSPATGPATAPPHQGTPSPATGPATAPPDQGTPSPATGPATAPPHQGTPSPATGPATAPPHQGTPSPATGPATAPPHQGTPSPATGPATAPPHQGTPSPATGPATAPPHQGTPSPATGPATAPPHQGTPSPATGPATAPPHQGTPSPATGPATAPPHQGTPSPATGPATAPPHQGTPSPATGPATAPPHQGTPSPATGPATAPPHQGTPSPATGPATAPPHQGTPSPATGPATAPPHQGTPSPATGPATAPPHQGTTSPATGPATALPHQGTTSPATAPPHEGTLFPTTSPASSPATAPPHQSSPSPATSPASSPATPPHQGTLSLATSPASSPATAVSHKAISAKTSITPVDKSTPSSVPSHYSDTPTTPARHGTRTTSSSTKHSLVPSTSTHRTSTQLSIRISFFSLYFYILNWQFNSSLEDPSTNYYQKLQRNISELFLQIYKQEGFLGLSSIKFRPGSVVVESALAFREGITSANIVQTHLVQSAAEAARYDLVISNISVNDMLFPSAQSGSEVPGWGIALLVLVCVLVLLAIIYLIALAVCQCYRKKCGQLDIFPTRDAYHPMSEYPTYHTHGRYVPPGSTRRRPYEEVSAGNGGSSLSYTNLAATSANL, from the exons ATGACACCAGGCTTCCaggcccccttcctcctcctgctgctaCTCTTCCTGGTGCTTACAG CCTATAGCAACTCACTAAATACTGCCGGCCCCCAAGACACCCCGTCCCTGGCCACCAGCCTGACCTCAAGCCCGGCCACCACTCCACCGCACCAAGGTGCCCTATCCTGGGCCACCAACCCGGCCACCGCTCTGCTGCACCAAGGCACCACATCCCCCGCCACCAGCATGGCCTCAAGCCCGACCACCACTCCGCCGCACCAAGGCACCCCATCCCCGGCCACTGCTCCACCGCATGAAGGCACCCTGTTCCCCACCACCAGCCCAGCCACCACTCCGCCGCACCAAGGCACCCCGTCCCCAGCCACCGGCCCGGCCACCGCTCCGCCGCACCAAGGCACCCCGTCCCCAGCCACCGGCCCGGCCACCGCTCCGCCGGACCAAGGCACCCCGTCCCCAGCCACCGGCCCGGCCACCGCTCCGCCGCACCAAGGCACCCCGTCCCCAGCCACCGGCCCGGCCACCGCTCCGCCGCACCAAGGCACCCCGTCCCCAGCCACCGGCCCGGCCACCGCTCCGCCGCACCAAGGCACCCCGTCCCCAGCCACCGGCCCGGCCACCGCTCCGCCGCACCAAGGCACCCCGTCCCCAGCCACCGGCCCGGCCACCGCTCCGCCGCACCAAGGCACCCCGTCCCCAGCCACCGGCCCGGCCACCGCTCCGCCGCACCAAGGCACCCCGTCCCCAGCCACCGGCCCGGCCACCGCTCCGCCGCACCAAGGCACCCCGTCCCCAGCCACCGGCCCGGCCACCGCTCCGCCGCACCAAGGCACCCCGTCCCCAGCCACCGGCCCGGCCACCGCTCCGCCGCACCAAGGCACCCCGTCCCCAGCCACCGGCCCGGCCACCGCTCCGCCGCACCAAGGCACCCCGTCCCCAGCCACCGGCCCGGCCACCGCTCCGCCGCACCAAGGCACCCCGTCCCCAGCCACCGGCCCGGCCACCGCTCCGCCGCACCAAGGCACCCCGTCCCCAGCCACCGGCCCGGCCACCGCTCCGCCGCACCAAGGCACCCCGTCCCCAGCCACCGGCCCGGCCACCGCTCCGCCGCACCAAGGCACCACGTCCCCTGCCACCGGCCCGGCCACTGCTCTGCCGCACCAAGGCACCACGTCCCCGGCCACTGCTCCGCCACACGAAGGCACCCTGTTCCCCACCACCAGCCCTGCCTCAAGCCCGGCCACCGCTCCACCGCACCAAAGCTCCCCGTCCCCGGCCACCAGCCCGGCCTCAAGCCCCGCCACCCCTCCTCACCAAGGCACCCTGTCCCTGGCCACCAGCCCGGCCTCAAGCCCAGCCACCGCTGTGTCACACAAGGCCATCTCTGCCAAGACTTCCATAACCCCAGTTGACAAGAGCACTCCATCCTCAGTTCCGAGCCACTACTCAGATACTCCAACCACCCCTGCCAGACACGGTACTAGGACTACTTCCAGCAGCACTAAGCACAGCTTAGTACCTTCCACCTCCACTCATAGGACTTCTACCCAGTTGTCTATTAGGATCTCCttcttttctctatatttttacattttgaacTGGCAGTTTAACTCTTCCCTGGAAGATCCCAGCACCAACTACTATCAGAAGCTGCAGAGAAACATTTCTGAATTG TTTTTGCAGATTTACAAACAAGAAGGTTTTCTGGGACTCTCTAGTATCAAGTTCAG GCCAGGATCTGTGGTGGTAGAATCAGCTCTGGCCTTCCGAGAGGGTATCACCAGTGCCAACATCGTGCAGACACATCTTGTCCAGAGTGCAGCAGAAGCAGCCAGATATGACCTGGTCATCTCAAACATTAGCG TGAATGACATGCTATTTCCTTCTGCCCAGTCTGGGTCTGAAGTTCCAGGCTGGGGCATCGCCCTGCTGGTGTTGGTCTGTGTTCTGGTTCTGCTGGCCATCATCTATCTCATTGCCCTG GCTGTGTGTCAGTGCTACCGAAAGAAGTGTGGGCAGCTGGACATCTTTCCAACTCGTGACGCCTACCATCCCATGAGCGAGTACCCCACCTACCACACCCATGGGCGCTACGTGCCCCCTGGCAGTACCAGACGGAGACCCTATGAGGAG GTTTCTGCAGGCAACGGTGGAAGCAGCCTCTCTTACACAAATCTAGCAGCCACTTCAGCCAACTTGTAG
- the THBS3 gene encoding thrombospondin-3 isoform X5, which translates to MSLIRNTIMECQACGFHEQRSHCSPNPCFRGVDCMEVYEYPGYRCGPCPPGLQGNGTHCMDINECAQADPCFPGSSCINTMPGFHCEACPRGYKGTRVSGVGIDYARASKQVCNDIDECNDGNNGGCDPNSICTNTVGSFKCGPCRLGFLGNQSQGCFPARTCHSPAHSPCHVHAHCLFERNGAVSCSCNVGWAGNGNVCGPDTDIDGYPDQALPCMDNNKHCKQDNCLLTPNSGQEDADNDGVGDQCDDDADGDGIKNVEDNCRLLPNKDQQNSDTDSFGDACDNCPNVPNNDQKDTDGNGEGDACDNDVDGDGIPNGLDNCPKVPNPLQTDRDEDGVGDACDSCPEISNPTQTDADSDLVGDVCDTNEDSDGDGHQDTKDNCPQLPNSSQLDSDNDGLGDECDGDDDNDGVPDYVPPGPDNCRLVPNPNQKDSDGNGVGDVCEDDFDNDAVVDPLDVCPESAEVTLTDFRAYQTVVLDPEGDAQIDPNWVVLNQGMEIVQTMNSDPGLAVGYTAFNGVDFEGTFHVNTVTDDDYAGFLFSYQDSGRFYVVMWKQTEQTYWQATPFRAVAQPALQLKAVTSVSGPGEHLRNALWHTGHTPDQVRLLWTDPRNVGWRDKTSYRWQLLHRPQVGYIRVKLYEGPQLVADSGVIIDTSMRGGRLGVFCFSQENIIWSNLQYRCNDTVPEDFEPFRRQLLQGRV; encoded by the exons GCTTCCACGAGCAGCGTTCGCACTGCAGCCCCAACCCCTGCTTCCGAGGCGTGGACTGCATGGAGGTGTATGAGTACCCTGGCTACCGTTGTGGGCCCTGCCCCCCGGGCCTGCAGGGCAACGGTACCCACTGCATGGACATCAATGAG TGTGCTCAGGCTGACCCATGTTTCCCTGGCTCCAGCTGCATCAACACCATGCCTGGCTTCCACTGTGAGGCCTGTCCTCGAGGCTACAAAGGCACACGGGTGTCTGGTGTAGGCATCGACTATGCCCGGGCCAGCAAGCAG GTCTGCAACGATATTGATGAATGCAATGATGGAAACAATGGTGGCTGTGACCCAAACTCCATCTGCACCAATACGGTG GGTTCTTTCAAGTGTGGTCCCTGTCGTCTGGGCTTCCTGGGCAACCAGAGCCAGGGCTGCTTTCCAGCCCGGACCTGCCACAGCCCTGCCCATAGCCCCTGCCATGTCCACGCACACTGCCTGTTTGAACGCAATGGTGCGGTGTCCTGCTCG TGCaatgtgggctgggctgggaatgGGAACGTGTGTGGACCTGACACGGACATTGATGGCTACCCGGACCAGGCGCTGCCCTGCATGGATAACAACAAACACTGCAAGCAG GACAACTGCCTTTTGACGCCTAACTCGGGGCAGGAAGATGCTGATAATGATGGTGTGGGGGACCAGTGTGATGACGATGCCGATGGGGACGGGATCAAGAATGTTGAG GACAATTGCCGGCTGCTCCCCAACAAGGACCAGCAAAACTCTGATACAGATTCATTTGGCGATGCCTGTGACAACTGCCCCAACGTTCCCAACAATGACCAGAAGGACACAGATGGCAATGGGGAAGGGGATGCGTGTGACAACGACGTGGATGGGGATG GCATCCCCAATGGATTGGACAATTGCCCCAAAGTCCCCAACCCCCTACAGACAGACAGGGATGAGGATGGGGTGGGAGATGCCTGCGACAGCTGTCCTGAAATAAGCAATCCTACCCAG ACAGATGCGGACAGTGACCTGGTGGGGGATGTCTGTGACACCAATGAAGACAG TGATGGGGATGGACATCAGGACACCAAGGACAACTGCCCCCAGCTGCCCAACAGTTCCCAGCTAGACTCAGACAATGACGGACTTGGAGATGAGTGTGATGGGGATGATGACAATGATGGTGTCCCAGATTATGTGCCTCCTGGTCCTGATAACTGTCGCCTGGTACCCAATCCCAACCAAAAGGACTCAGATG GCAATGGTGTTGGCGATGTGTGTGAAGATGACTTTGACAATGACGCAGTGGTCGACCCCCTGGATGTGTGCCCTGAAAGTGCGGAGGTAACCCTCACGGATTTTCGGGCCTACCAGACTGTTGTCCTGGATCCTGAGGGTGATGCTCAGATTGACCCAAACTGGGTCGTGCTCAACCAG GGCATGGAAATTGTTCAGACCATGAACAGTGATCCCGGCCTGGCAGTTG GATATACGGCCTTCAATGGTGTGGACTTTGAAGGGACCTTCCATGTGAACACAGTGACTGATGATGACTACGCAGGCTTTCTCTTCAGCTATCAGGACAGCGGCCGCTTCTATGTTGTCATGTGGAAGCAAACAGAGCAGACCTACTGGCAGGCCACACCTTTCCGGGCTGTTGCCCAGCCTGCACTACAGCTCAAG GCAGTGACTTCAGTGTCTGGCCCAGGTGAACACCTCCGGAATGCCTTGTGGCATACTGGCCACACCCCAGATCAGGTGCGACTGCTGTGGACTGACCCACGGAATGTGGGCTGGCGTGACAAGACTTCCTACCGCTGGCAGCTGCTGCACCGGCCTCAAGTTGGCTACATTCG AGTGAAGCTCTATGAGGGTCCCCAGCTAGTGGCAGATTCTGGGGTGATCATTGACACGTCCATGCGAGGGGGGCGTCTTGGTGTCTTCTGCTTCTCTCAAGAAAACATCATCTGGTCCAATCTCCAATATCGATGCAATG aCACAGTGCCAGAGGACTTTGAGCCATTCCGGAGGCAGCTGCTCCAGGGAAGAGTGTGA